tgtggcctcaccagtgctgggtACAGAGGGACAATCtcttccctggtgctgctggccacACAATTTCTGACACAAGCCAgaatgccattggccttcttggccacctgagcacagctggatcaTGCTCAGTTGGATGCCAACCAGCactcccaggtccttttcctCTGGGCAGTTTTCCAGCCATTCttcccccagcctgtagtgctgtctggggttgttgtgacccaaaGGCAGGCCATGCCACTTGGCCTTCTTGAACCTCGTCCCACTGGCCTTGGCCCATGGATCcggcctgtccagatccctccacagagccttcctgccctccaacAGATCAACATTCCTGCCCAGCTTGGTATTACCTGCAAAGTGACTGAGGCAACACTCAATTCCCTTGTTCATATCACTgataaagatattaaacaggtCTGGACCCAATACTgagccctgggggacaccacttGTGTCTGCTGCCCACTGGATGTAACCCCACTGACCCCTGCTCCCTAGGCCCAGCCATCCAGCCAGCTTTTCACCACCAAGCTGGGTAAAACCCTGGCCAAGCCATGAGCAGCCAGACTCTTCAGGAGAATGCTGTGGGAAACAGTGTAAAAGGCTTTGCTGAAGCCCGGATAAAAAACATCCAAAGTCTTTTCCTCATCCACTGAGTGGGGCATCTTGCCATAGAAGGAGATCAGGTTAGTCAAGCAAGACCTGCCTTTTGTAAGCCTGAGCCTGATCCCCTGATTGTCCTGCATGTGCTGTGTGATGGCCCTCAAGGTGATCTGATCCATTCAGACAGTTTCTCCAGGGAATGCTTTCTGGGATGCCTACCTATctacaaacagaaataaatttctggggaaaaatgtAACTAAAAATCTCTTTAGAATTCTTTGATTTAGTTTTATATTGTGAGTAAAATAATCAATCTTGATGGAAGCAATACAAGAAAAAGTAGTGACATAGTGACTATAGCTGCAAACACCCTGTAGTTACCGTGTCTGCACAGCTGTGTTTTGGCTCAGATCACAGTGTCCTGCAGGTCCTAAGCGCAGGACTTAAATATATGTTACTGGGGCATGGGAAGCAATAAAAGATATATGAGTTATAGGATGGCTTTTAAAAAACTAGCCTATGTGCAAGGAGGTTGGACTGTGAATTGTCTTATGATTGTTACTCTAAGGActaaacaaatataaaaattgCAAATTCTTATCtgatctactttttttttttttaaggcataAGTGTCAAGTTAAGTggcaaatgaaaacaataatattCTCTGGGAAATACACTCCCAAGGAGTGTaaacaaaatcaaataaaaGTGCTGTCTTAAATACaggatttgcattttcttagcAGAATAAACTCTCTGCCTTGACTCTCTGTGCACTCACTGAAGTGGAGGTCATGGCTAGTGACAACTGGGAGCTGTTCCTGGAGGCTTTCTTGCCTTTTTAGGTTATGAGGGTCTCTGTGTATTTAGGATAATATGATTGACGGCTCCACTCCGGCCCCAATTAGCACCCTATAATTTATTAGCTTCTGCTTTCAGATTATGCGTTAACTTCACAAATATTTCAACCACGGAAACAGCAGCTATCAAGTGTCGCTTTCCTGATCCAGCTCACTTGGACTGCAGTTAAATACAAGGAGGGAGCTGTGTAGGTCTGtcaagaaaaaataatcatttGTGTCTCTGTGCAACTGGGGCTGTCACAGTTCTTTAGAACCCAGCTTCTGGAAAAAATGAGTTTTTCCACTGGGTCACAATCAGGGGTTAGGGTTGGTTCCTGCCACAGAGGTTCACTGCAGGATTGAGACCAATTGCACTTGCTTTTCCTGAAAAGGCCCATGTTTGTCCAACTCTGTTCATCATGTAAATACTGACTCCATGCAAACAACTTTGGCAGGAAAGTTTGTGTCCCTCCTCACACTGTTTCTTTGCTCCTTGCTGCTGTGGTGCGGGGCCAGAGTACTAAGTGCTGGAGGGAAGAGCCTGGGTGAGGCAGGAGAACAGAGAGGAAATGAGATTCAGGGCTCAGGCTGAGGATAGAAGTCAAGGATAGAAGAAGTCAAGAAGTTGAGGTGGGTATGATGAGGGAGGAGGAGCGCCTTGCAGCTGTACCCAGGCCAGGTAGGGTAGAAGGAAATGTGCCATGCCACAGGGAGATGGAGTACCCTCAGTAATATCCAATGTGCTATTATATCTCCTAATGGGACAGCACGCCTGCCAGGCGTTTATTACCCTGCCTTTACCATGGATGAATAAGCAACTGGCACATACCTAATGAAATGCTCCTGTCTTTGGCCAGCCTGTGCTTTTGTGGGCTGCAGCCGACAAATGAAGTGCCCATGCATGAGACTGGGGGCCAGGAGAATGCACAGCTGCACCCTGCAGCCCAGTGCTCCTGCACCTCTGCACCCCTGCACAGCTGCATGCCTACACTCCTGTACCCTGCACCCCTGcaccctgcatccctgcacTCTTACACTCCTACAGTCTTGCACCCTGCACACCTGCACATCTGCATTTGAGTTCTCTGCATCCCTGCACTCCTACACTCTCGCACTCCTGAGCAGGCTCTTCCAGCACCTTCCCTATCTCTTGGGGGACCTGATGCAgagagggcaggggcaggaggatgGGACAAAGCGCCCCAGGGCCTCTCTGCTGCAATTTGCACTTACAGCTTTGATGCACATTATTCCTGGGTTATACCTGGCTAAGGAGGCAGTAGAAAGTGCACTGCTAAAGTAACTCCTCCTTTAAGACTAGAAATGGACATGAAGAACCCAGGCTGAGTAGCTTGTCACTATATTCAGATTAGATAATAGTGTTACTATGCTGGCAACTAAATTAACAGCATGGTTCCCTAAGCTATAGTCCCAAAGCTTCGGAAATGACTGAAggaaaactttttttctctttttttttcctttttctttttctttttctttttctttttctttttctttttctttttctttttctttttctttttctttttctttttctttttctttttctttttctttttctttttctttttctttttcttcttctttttcttcttctttttcttcttctttttcttcttctttttctttttcttctgttttctttttcggctattccttttttttaaaatgatctTGCTACTTGCATTTCCCTATGCAAAATTGCCTAGCATACAAAATCAGTGTCTCACTCCTGAAAATAACCATAGGActctctcctttccctgctgcaacTGCTCCTCTGGGTGGCAGGCCCGGGAAGACAGCCAAGACACTACAATCCTCCACAGGAGCTGGTTCATCCTTCTGTAATCAAAAGGGCACGTTAATTACAACACTTGCCCAGAAAAAGATGCACAGCAACTGTCATTTAGAGAACGCTGTTGCATCCAAAGCCACCAGCAGCATTTTCCTCCCTTCCAAGAAGGGCCCAACATTTAAGCCCTAGCTAGAGCTTGTCTTGTGAGCCTAAATATGACTTCAAAGGGAAGGCGAGAAGGGTCGGCAGCTCCTGACCCAAGGAGGAGACAGAGCAGATACATTTccccagcggcagcagcacACAGTCTAGGGGACGCAAAAGGGATTATTCAGCCTCTCTTTCACCCTCtgttccctcccttcctcctcctctgctggggGCTCCTATGGAAGACACACTGGGAAAGTAGGTAAGAAATAAGCAACACTACCCTAAAGCTCTCCAACATTAGACTCTAAGTGTAGAGGCACACATACACATTCAAGAGTTTCATGCTTTACTCTTGTGACTGCAGCAGTACTGAAGCAAAGACCTCATTAAAATGAAGTGGAGACTGCTCCCACAAATGCCACGCTCTATCCCCACCTCCATCCTTCCCTTGACAGATCACTTTTAACCTCAGAGATAATCAAAACAGTATACTCCTTCATGCTTTGCTGATTTTCAGCTATTTTCATAAAGGGAATTAAATACCTGTAGTGAATACATCCAGAGCTCATTTTGGAAACTCCCTGTGGAGGTTactgggcagcagcaggtacCCTTGCTGTGTCCATGCTCTGCAGCAGATTCTTTCCCTCTGCCTTCTTCACTGGACTCTGCACGAATGAGTCTGAAGCTGTTTGTGTCTGTTTGTCCATCCCAGCTGGGCTACTCTGTTTGTCAGGTGGGCAGCTAGAGAGCACAGTGGGGTGCATGACATTCAgaaggggacagcaggaggatCTGCTGTCCAGGCTGCAGAGTTGGGGACTCACATCCCCTTCAGTGTGTGACAAGCATGTGACAGGTAATATTTACGTAACATCTAAGAAGGGTTTCTTTTGTAATTCCAGATTTTCTACAAGCATTCATGACTAAGGGAGTAGTGACCTATGATGCAAAGAGGAATGAAACAGGCTTGAGAAATGGCATGGAGGTCATGTGCACTCTTACTGCATTAGGAGCTGTGGCCCCAGTCCTGCAAAGACTAATGGCCAAACCTTAAAGGTTGGTGCTCCTTCAGGAGTCTGAATAACACAGAGCGAGCAAAACTGCAAGGATTAGCCAAAACAGGGCATGTGTGCTTTCAGGCTGCAGTCCACCCAGAGTAGGactgtttttaaaaagttgtTTGTACTTTTAGCACCATGAGCCACTGTCTTGGCTTTTGTGTTTAGATGTTTTCATGATAAAGCAGTAAAAAATGTACTCACAGAACAAATGGCAAAACCAATATTCATGGATTCATTGGATAAATTCTCATGCTTGAATATATTCACAGTCAAAATGGATTGCAAATGGCAATGTAGCAAATGACTCATTTATGCTTACATGAATATTTCCAAATGTATTTGGGCTGCGTCACTTAGCCCTCCTTGTCAAGATTTGCagaggagaggggagaaaaaaggaaagaaaaaagaaataattgtgGTGAAGCACGACCAATCACAGACTCAGAtttacctttaaaaataaaacaaacttaAAAAACAGCCTGAGAAAGCCCTCAGGAAAATGCTCACAAAATGATCCTGCTAACTTAAAATTTCTGCAGTCAAACCAGTGCTTTTAATTACTTTTCTGCTTCAAAAAGCAGGTGCCTTCTTCCTTGATAAACACCTTGGAATGCTTTTGGTTTAATAAATAGTGTAAATTCTGGAGTCATTCCCTTGCCCTTCGCAGCTTGTCTGGGCTCTGGATATTTGGAGGCTGAGGGAAAAATACCCATTGGTTTGTCTGGCTGAGGGAACCACGGCAAGCTCCCCCTGCCATTTGTTAAGCTCTGGCTGGATCTGCTCCTGGTCAGCTTCTCACAGTATGTACTCACACTGCTTTGTCAAACTCTTTCTGCTAGGATTCCTATTCTTTCCCAGAAATTGAGTTATCACCAAACCTAGGAGAAGCAAGTTCAGGTTATTCATAACTCCACTCCTGACACAGGGTGAACATTATGCCAAATTTTGTGAGAGTTTGAAAGGTAAAAGCTCTGATCTCAGAACAAATGTTCGTTTTCTACTGCTTCTCCCAGTGTCAGGGGGTAATATTAGGAATTTCCTACTATATGCTTTAAAATTTGTCAGCTTCAAAGACAATAcattaaggaaaaaagaaacaaaacagaaaaaaacacaaaacacaggAGTGTTGGGAACAGATATTTGTCTATAAAAAAAGTCAGCTTTTAGGTACATGGTAAGTGCCATTTCTGCCCTGTTTCATTAATTATTCATCACCTGGTAGTAACACTTTAATTTACCACCTCAACAGCAGTTCTATATGCCACAGTCCCCTCTGTTAGCCGAAGTAATATGGACCAGCTCCCTTACTTTAAccaatctgacagccacaccATACTCTAAAATGTAGCACTGCAATGGTCTcatattttcttatattttgtatttatcTCTGTGTATTTTACTcaccaagaaaatattttcagctgtTAGGATTTCTATTTATCTTTcatgcaaaataataaaataactcACTTCATCCACATGAGAGATATGGTTTCTGATTCACCCTGAAGTTTTCAGTTTGCCTCATTTCTCTTATTTAGCTTTAATTCTTCATTAAAGTACACATGATGAATGAAGGAGATACCTTTAATACAGCTTTGCTACTGTTAAATACCTATTTGCCCctttcaaaaaaccccaaacaaaacaactaGTAAAGTGGCAAAATGACAGCAACAAGTAGACAAAggcaagtgttagaggcaactCAGCACTTATGTCCACCAAGTGCTTTTTGTGCTGGTGTTCCCTTTAAAGGCTCTTGGGTTGGAGGTAAGCCATTCTTCATTGGATTCCTCTCTCCTCCTGCTTTAAGAGGGTAAAACTTACTTTCACCAGAAAATGTTTattgtaaaaacaaaaaaaacaaaaacaaaaaaaaaaaaaaaaaaaaaaaaaataaaaaacaaaaagaaaacacaaaaaaaacccaaccaaaaccaaacaagcaaCCCCACCCCCAACCAAACAACTGTTATACAGCCAATGCAGTGTGCCAAAGTCTGAGAAGTGCCACCTTGGTTTTCGTCTTTCTGGGATTTAAGCAGTTGTGAGGGGAACAGCTGCATATCTGTAAGTGCAGGGCAGGTGGCCCCAGTCAGACACTTGCCACTCACAACCACAAAGCTGAAAAATCTGACCAGTTCCTTGACAGTCCGAAAAAGTTCATGAGTTCCAGTTTCTTCTCCTTTTACTTTTCtataatgcaaaataaaaatccagTTCAAAACAGCTGAGTATCTTTCCCATGGTTGCATTCAAGAAATAACTTTCACTGCcataaaaaaatattcacaCCACTAAAAAACCCCCAGAATTTCCTCTGTTGCCTGTGTGAAGGCCAGTGGTTTTGCATCACCATCCACGATGTCATTTGACTCTTTCAGAGTAGTCTGGCTGCAGGTCTGGGTGTGGGGTCTGCTTAAATAGAAGTTCAATGTCTTTGGCTCTCTTCTTGCAACAGAATGACTTTCCTCTCCGAAATAAGTCTAAAGTATCACCCTTGCAATGCCAGGTCCTTTTAAATCCTGTTGTCTTTCCCCAAGCAGCAGGGTCACGGTGGGCTTGGAAAAGGGCAAGGGGGGATCTGAGAGTCTTTGAGTCAGCACATCAGCTCAGAAGGGATCCACCACAGAAGGAGTAACGGCGAGCTGCAAACCAAGACCAGAAGCTGTTACAAACTGACCCGATTTCAGCTCTGAATGCCACCATGTCTAACGGGTAGAGAGCTACAGGGGAGAGCCAGGGGAAGAAGAGTGAAGGACAGCTCTAAAACCAGTACAGATCCTTGCTTTTATCCTGAGATTGCAAACCTGAGAatggagagaagaagaaaaaaaaaaggaagaagaacaaTAGGTACAGGCATTTAAGaacagaggaaaacaaattGCATTTCTTTCCAGGTGAGATCAGTCTAAAGTCCAGAGCCCCAGAAGGCTGTGAAACAAGGAGAAGAGCCCAAGCTCAAACAAGAGGAGGAGCCCAAGCTCTCTCCAAGACTGGAGAAAGTCTCTCCTCTTTAAGGTGAAGACACCATAAGGAGCCATTAGTGGCTGCAATAACGAAACCAGCATGGAGCAGACTTTCCTTCCCTTCACAACCACTGACTCAGGATCTGTCACTGCCGACTGTGCTTGCGCACCCATTTTTGTCAGCACTACAACCACACCTTGGTTCCAGGCACTGCAACAGGCACCACCAGGGCAAGACCATTGCCTTTTGTCTCACCAAATGCAATTGTGCTTTCATCTCAAAAACTGGAAGGAGAAGATAATTAAGGAGAGGAGCTAGTTCATGAACCTGCATGGTGTCTAGAAATGACCCCTCAGGGCAGCACATGGATGGGGCCAAGGAGTGACCTTTGGGGCGGCTCCATTCTACTCCTAGCTCTCACTGCTGAATGCAGGAACAAGACCAGGGCAAGGACAAAGGTACCTCAAAGCAACCTGTAGCCTCAGGGAATGTTTGAGGGCATCAGAAATTCAAATAATGTTGTGGAGATGCGATGTGTTGGCCTGTCTCATCCTTCCTCTCCGTTCTTCACTTGCCTGGCCTGAGAGCCCCAAGAAGAGCACTCAGGGCAGAGCTCAGGAGTCACACATGAACTTCATTCCCCTACAGCAGAACCTCAGCCACCCCCTCGAGTCCTTCCCTACTGCTAAGGATGGTGTGGAATAGGGAGCAGggttgcagctgagccagggGAGCTGGAGGGGCCAAGGGCAGCTCATTACCTGTGTCCACATTGAGGCCGATGCTCTGTGCCATGTCTCCTGTTGCATTGGGGAAGGGGCCCGGCGTCGTCCAGGCCGCAGCAGCGCCCGCTTCACTCTTGCCCAGTTCGCAGGGGGGGCTGACGGGTGCGGGCACAGAGGCGGGCGTGAGGCGGTGGGGCCTGACAGAGGCCGTGGGCACCAGGAGCGAGCCGTAGCGGGGGTCGAAGTGGGGCCCGTAGACCTCGTGCatggcggcggggcgggggtaGGCGCTGCTCTGTGTGCCGATGtaggggtggtggtggtggtggtggtggtggtgatggtggGCATGGTGCCAGGGCTCGGGGCCGCCCTGGTGCAGGTGGCCGTGCAGGGAGGCGGGCGCGTAGGGGTCGGTGGCGGCGGCGAAGGGCAGCTCGCTGTGGGCCgcagctgccagggggctgctcaGGCTGGCCGGCACTGAGGAGGGCTGGTACGTGCTGTTCCAGAAGGACGGCGGGAAGATGCGCTGGCTCATTGGGAAGGATCCATCTGAGTGAAAGAAGTGGGAAAGAAGGTCAGCAATGAGCACACCCCAGAAGACTTGATCTCCTTTCCCCAGGATTTTGTCCCTTCCTGATCCATCCAAACCAGTCCTTTCATTCCCTTTATTCCATGAAAAACTGGCAAGGATAAGAACTTGCTCCAAATAAATATGAATTCCTCTCCGATTAAACACAACACACCTGTCCTATGGCTTATCCATGAAGCTGCAAGTATGTCCTCCAGCTTTTTCTTACTACGTAGATGGGCAAAATGTTGTTACCTAAGGCAAGAGAAATATCTCTTTCCTTCAGTAGTGGAAACTGAGGGCTACTATACACCAACCACTTAAATTttcaggtttgggtttttcttgtttgtttttgtgatAATCTCCTTGTCTAAACATTTATGCCCAATGTTTCCTGGAAAGAAGCTGCTGCCTCAGTGCAGTAGCAAAGTGGGCAGGAACTGTGAGAGATGTGACTAAAGGCAAGTTTGAATTACTCAAATATCTGGGGCAATTCTCCATCTATTACAGCCATATGTTTCTTAGGTATATTGTCAGCCTGTTTGGGAAGCCCTCAGCAGAACTTTGGAGATTGGCAGGGCAAAGACAAAGACCCTAAATTTTCTTAGCCCAGTTAGCAACATGCAAGATGGACTGGTGATTATTAATATCACAGATAGATGTTATGTATCATTAATTGGGAATGCACACTGTTCTCAAAAGAAATAGAACTATGTTCCTAATACTTCCTTGCCAGGGAAGTATGTCAGCTCTGAGCCTTGGCATTGCTTAGGAGAAGGGGAAGCAGTTCATGATGAGCAAAAAAACCTCCTCCACTGCCatcaattccagcactgagtaTCTCTCACCCGTGAAATATTCTTGGACACTACAGACAGCAATCCGTGCAAGGTCTGGGAAACCAGCCCTGGCTGAGCAGGTGGCCCTGTGAGGGAGGGTTGCTAAGACTGCCCACAAGGAAGTGCCAGCCTTAACTCTCTGGCAGACCGAGTGTGGAGAAGATTATTCCCCTCTGCCCTGACTACTCTCGTGGGCCTGTCCAGTGTGAATCAGGCGTGGATACAGAGAGCTGTGCATAAGCCATGGCCTTGGCCTTGAGAGcacatggccatggccaggTCTGCAAGCCCTTGTTTTCCGAAAGTTAGGAGTCCTTGTCAGCACTCCAGCAACAATCAGGGTGGTGATACACACAGGGCAAGATACATGGACACACACAATCATTTTCTTTTAGAGGTGGAAAGCAGATCAGATTGTTCCCACTTTTGCTTTTTA
This sequence is a window from Zonotrichia albicollis isolate bZonAlb1 chromosome 3, bZonAlb1.hap1, whole genome shotgun sequence. Protein-coding genes within it:
- the VGLL2 gene encoding transcription cofactor vestigial-like protein 2 isoform X2, giving the protein MSCLDVMYQVYGPSQPYFAAAYSPYHQKLAFCSKMQEAPESGSSASAGSSFSSHAAASIKEEDCSPEKERPPEAEYISSRCVLFTYFQGDISAVVDEHFSRALSQPSSFSLGSAKAARNAGSWRDGSFPMSQRIFPPSFWNSTYQPSSVPASLSSPLAAAAHSELPFAAATDPYAPASLHGHLHQGGPEPWHHAHHHHHHHHHHHPYIGTQSSAYPRPAAMHEVYGPHFDPRYGSLLVPTASVRPHRLTPASVPAPVSPPCELGKSEAGAAAAWTTPGPFPNATGDMAQSIGLNVDTARRYSFCGGSLLS
- the VGLL2 gene encoding transcription cofactor vestigial-like protein 2 isoform X1, translating into MSCLDVMYQVYGPSQPYFAAAYSPYHQKLAFCSKMQEAPESGSSASAGSSFSSHAAASIKEEDCSPEKERPPEAEYISSRCVLFTYFQGDISAVVDEHFSRALSQPSSFSLGSAKAARNAGSWRDGSFPMSQRIFPPSFWNSTYQPSSVPASLSSPLAAAAHSELPFAAATDPYAPASLHGHLHQGGPEPWHHAHHHHHHHHHHHPYIGTQSSAYPRPAAMHEVYGPHFDPRYGSLLVPTASVRPHRLTPASVPAPVSPPCELGKSEAGAAAAWTTPGPFPNATGDMAQSIGLNVDTGLQSQDKSKDLYWF